From the genome of Streptomyces sp. V1I1, one region includes:
- the mca gene encoding mycothiol conjugate amidase Mca — translation MTEQLRLMAVHAHPDDESSKGAATMAKYVSEGVDVLVVTCTGGERGSILNPKLQGDAYIEEHIHEVRKREMDEAREILGVKQEWLGFVDSGLPEGDPLPPLPEGCFALEDVEVAAGRLVKSIRAFRPQVVTTYDENGGYPHPDHIMTHKISMVAFDGAGDGEKFPESEFGPVWQPQKLYYNQGFNRPRTVALHEALLERGIESPYGEWLERWKEFERAERTLTTYVPCADFFEIRDKALIAHATQIDPDGGWFRVPMEIQKKVWPTEEYELAKSLVDTSLPEDDLFAGIRENA, via the coding sequence TTGACTGAGCAGCTGCGACTGATGGCCGTTCACGCCCACCCCGATGACGAGTCGAGCAAGGGCGCGGCCACCATGGCCAAGTACGTGTCCGAGGGGGTGGACGTGCTGGTCGTGACCTGCACGGGAGGCGAGCGCGGCTCCATCCTCAACCCGAAGCTCCAGGGGGACGCGTACATCGAGGAGCACATCCACGAAGTGCGCAAGAGAGAGATGGACGAGGCGCGCGAGATTCTCGGCGTCAAGCAGGAGTGGCTCGGCTTCGTCGACTCCGGCCTGCCCGAGGGCGATCCGCTGCCGCCGCTGCCCGAGGGCTGCTTCGCGCTGGAGGACGTCGAGGTGGCGGCCGGCCGTCTGGTGAAGTCGATCCGCGCCTTCCGCCCGCAGGTCGTCACGACCTACGACGAGAACGGCGGGTACCCCCACCCCGACCACATCATGACCCACAAGATCTCGATGGTGGCCTTCGACGGTGCGGGTGACGGCGAGAAGTTCCCGGAGTCCGAGTTCGGCCCCGTCTGGCAGCCGCAGAAGCTCTACTACAACCAGGGCTTCAACCGGCCGCGTACGGTCGCACTGCACGAGGCGCTGCTGGAGCGCGGCATCGAGTCCCCGTACGGCGAGTGGCTGGAGCGCTGGAAGGAGTTCGAGCGCGCCGAGCGCACCCTGACCACGTACGTTCCGTGCGCGGACTTCTTCGAGATCCGCGACAAGGCGCTGATCGCGCACGCGACGCAGATCGACCCGGACGGCGGCTGGTTCCGCGTGCCGATGGAGATCCAGAAGAAGGTCTGGCCGACCGAGGAGTACGAGCTCGCCAAGTCCCTGGTCGATACTTCCCTCCCCGAGGACGACCTCTTCGCGGGCATCCGCGAGAATGCCTGA